In one Acipenser ruthenus chromosome 10, fAciRut3.2 maternal haplotype, whole genome shotgun sequence genomic region, the following are encoded:
- the LOC117402297 gene encoding cysteine/serine-rich nuclear protein 3-like — protein MSGILKRKFEEVDGSSPCSSVRESDDEVLSSESADSSDSVNPSTSSHFTPSSILKREKRMRTRNVHFENVTVYYFTRRQGFTSVPSQGGSTLGMSNRHNCVRQYTLGEFALEQKRIHREMLRDHLKQEKLNSIKLKLTKNGTVESEEANTLTVDDISDDDIDLDNTEVDEYFFLQPLTTKKRRALLRASGVKKIDVEEKHELRAIRVSREDCGCDCRIFCDPETCACSMAGIKCQVDRMTFPCGCTKEGCSNTAGRIEFNPIRVRTHFLHTIMKLELEKNREQQQASTVNGYHGEVNVHSNPLVQAQHNLEYSLADTVPQTAIMQLQAAEEIDEQGEEEEEEEDEDEEDDEDEDDDGSSLCSGITDSSTRSLAVSDSDNGDDDDDDDVDDDNDEDKLDDFGEGITKPAVSHTEVVPLSSVLCYSDGTMVHENHNETNSYYTNSSAEYYQIENPNTAAAAVNSVTNQANEAYNEASSYSERVTNNKGTTSLVPYNVTSEQYPDYTSQPEESYGNRQYPAASAVPSVIVCCSADQDNSVQCNGIYDEQTPGRSQMEFHNYLNNNSQDCYVANGSCFPAEQPKEILAGLCEGAALPENNNNIKKPAEPDSVPEATPV, from the exons ATGAGTGGAATTTTAAAAAGGAAGTTTGAAGAAGTGGATGGCTCCTCGCCGTGCTCCTCCGTACGTGAGTCTGACGATGAGGTTTTGAGCAGCGAGAGCGCGGACAGCAGTGACAGCGTTAACCCTTCCACCTCCAGCCATTTCACAC catccTCAATACTCAAAAGGGAGAAACGTATGAGAACGAGAAATGTTCACTTTGAAAACGTGACTGTGTATTACTTTACGCGACGACAAGGTTTTACCAGTGTCCCCAGCCAAGGAGGGAGCACCCTGGGCATGTCCAACCGACACAATTGCGTCCGACAGTACACGCTGGGAGAGTTCGCTTTGGAACAGAAAAGAATTCACCGTGAGATGCTGAGAGACCACTTAAAACAAGAGAAACTCAACTCAATAAAGCTAAAG CTTACTAAAAATGGTACCGTGGAGTCTGAAGAAGCCAATACACTCACAGTGGATGATATTTCAGACGATGACATTGATCTAGACAATACTGAGGTTGACGAGTATTTCTTTTTACAACCCCTGACAACCAAAAAAAGGAGGGCTTTACTGAGGGCATCCGGGGTTAAAAAGATAGACGTGGAAGAAAAACACGAGCTTCGTGCAATCCGTGTGTCAAGAGAGGACTGTGGCTGTGACTGCAGAATCTTCTGTGATCCTGAGACCTGTGCTTGCAGCATGGCTGGAATTAAATGTCAG GTGGACCGTATGACATTCCCTTGTGGATGCACAAAGGAAGGCTGCAGCAACACAGCAGGCAGAATTGAATTCAATCCCATCAGGGTACGGACTCACTTCCTGCACACTATCATGAAGCTTGAACTGGAGAAGAACAGGGAGCAGCAGCAGGCATCTACTGTAAATGGTTACCATGGTGAAGTGAATGTTCACAGTAATCCCCTGGTCCAGGCCCAGCATAATCTAGAATATTCCCTCGCAGACACTGTTCCGCAGACTGCAATAATGCAACTTCAAGCAGCTGAGGAGATAGATGAACaaggagaagaggaggaggaggaggaggatgaagatgaggaggatgatgaggatgaagatgatgatgggAGTAGTTTATGTAGTGGTATAACAGATTCTAGCACTCGAAGCTTGGCAGTTAGCGATTCGGataatggtgatgatgatgatgatgacgatgttgatgatgataatgatgaagACAAATTGGATGATTTTGGGGAAGGAATCACCAAACCTGCTGTGTCGCACACAGAAGTGGTACCTCTTTCTTCTGTATTGTGTTACTCTGATGGTACAATGGTCCATGAAAATCACAATGAAACAAATTCTTACTACactaactcttcagcagagtattATCAAATTGAAAATCCTAATactgctgcagcagcagttaATTCCGTGACAAACCAAGCCAATGAGGCCTACAATGAAGCTTCATCCTACTCCGAGAGGGTTACCAATAACAAAGGGACAACGTCACTGGTGCCCTACAATGTGACGTCCGAGCAGTACCCGGACTATACTAGTCAGCCCGAAGAAAGCTATGGCAATCGTCAGTATCCAGCTGCAAGTGCAGTACCCTCGGTTATTGTTTGTTGTTCTGCAGATCAGGACAATAGTGTTCAGTGCAATGGTATATATGACGAACAGACACCAGGTCGCTCCCAGATGGAGTTTCACAACTACCTAAACAATAATTCCCAAGATTGCTATGTTGCTAACGGTAGTTGTTTTCCAGCTGAGCAGCCGAAGGAGATTTTAGCAGGACTCTGTGAAGGAGCTGCACTGccagaaaacaacaacaatatcaaGAAACCTGCAGAGCCGGATAGTGTGCCAGAAGCCACACCAGTTTAG